A genomic region of Rhipicephalus sanguineus isolate Rsan-2018 chromosome 3, BIME_Rsan_1.4, whole genome shotgun sequence contains the following coding sequences:
- the LOC119384859 gene encoding cuticle protein 16.8, with protein sequence MGVLAQGDNNYLQPEYQQGGYDGAAYGESSEPVYPPTPYSFGYDTEDEYGNKQFHKEEGDSHNIKTGSYGYTDANGLYRRVNYVADGTGFHVTITTNEPGTAPGRSANAIYNADPVVVPPVVGRASASGHVLSYAVAPSYLVKAAPYESLALAHLGYPAYIHGEYGRRKRSAVYRQ encoded by the exons ATGGGAGTCTTGGCTCAAGGGGACAACAACTACCTCCAGCCTGAATATCAACAGGGTGGCTACGATGGTGCGGCCTACGGCGAGTCATCCGAGCCTGTTTAC CCTCCTACGCCATACAGTTTTGGCTACGACACCGAGGACGAATATGGCAACAAGCAGTTTCACAAGGAAGAAGGTGACTCACATAATATCAAGACCGGCTCGTATGGCTACACCGATGCTAACGGGCTGTACCGGCGTGTGAACTACGTCGCCGACGGCACTGGGTTTCACGTCACCATTACAACCAACGAGCCCGGCACGGCCCCCGGACGCAGTGCTAACGCAATCTACAATGCTGACCCTGTTGTGGTACCACCGGTTGTAGGCCGAGCTTCGGCCTCCGGTCACGTGTTGTCCTACGCCGTAGCCCCATCTTACCTCGTAAAGGCTGCCCCTTATGAATCTCTAGCCCTCGCGCACCTCGGATATCCTGCCTATATTCACGGCGAGTACGGGCGGAGGAAGCGAAGCGCTGTCTATCGGCAGTAG